Proteins co-encoded in one Cupriavidus metallidurans CH34 genomic window:
- a CDS encoding NAD(P)/FAD-dependent oxidoreductase has protein sequence MSKRILVIGAGFAGMWSALASARLLDEVGRTDIEIVLVAPEAELHVRPRLYEQNPGGMKAPLQEIFKAVGIRFVQGYVERIDVANQQVEVSSAAETSPVVLGFDRLVLAAGSRLFKPQISGLDEHAFNVDQVASAATLEAHIESLATRPASIARNTVVVAGGGFTGIETAAEMPARLREVLGDDAQVNVIIVERAGEIGPDLGAGPRPVIIQALTELGVKWKLGSGVAAVDAAGVTLESGERIEASTVIWTAGARASKLTAQVPAERDGFGRLHVDNYLKVRGLETVYATGDVAYAAVDDAGNYAMMSCQHAMNLGRSAGHNVAADLVGDKQIPYSQPKYVTCLDLGPWGAVYTEGWEREVKLVGAEAKALKTKINTEWIYPPSADRAEALASADPRRIVVA, from the coding sequence ATGTCCAAACGCATTCTTGTGATTGGCGCCGGCTTCGCCGGCATGTGGAGCGCGCTGGCTTCGGCCCGGCTGCTCGATGAAGTGGGACGCACGGATATCGAGATCGTGTTGGTGGCGCCCGAGGCGGAACTGCATGTGCGGCCGCGCCTCTACGAGCAGAATCCAGGCGGAATGAAGGCGCCGCTGCAGGAGATATTCAAGGCCGTTGGCATTCGGTTTGTACAGGGTTACGTTGAGCGGATCGATGTGGCGAATCAGCAGGTGGAGGTCAGCAGCGCAGCGGAGACATCACCCGTCGTGCTTGGTTTCGACCGACTTGTGCTGGCCGCCGGAAGCCGCCTGTTCAAGCCGCAGATTTCCGGGCTGGATGAACATGCATTCAACGTCGATCAGGTGGCTTCCGCCGCAACGCTAGAAGCCCATATCGAGTCGCTGGCGACGCGTCCGGCCAGCATCGCCAGGAACACGGTCGTGGTTGCAGGCGGAGGCTTTACAGGCATCGAGACGGCGGCGGAAATGCCTGCACGTTTGCGCGAGGTCCTGGGAGACGACGCGCAGGTCAATGTAATCATCGTCGAGCGAGCCGGCGAGATTGGTCCGGATCTGGGGGCCGGACCACGACCAGTCATCATCCAGGCGCTGACGGAGCTTGGCGTCAAGTGGAAGCTCGGGTCTGGTGTTGCGGCCGTGGACGCGGCTGGTGTGACGCTGGAGAGTGGTGAGCGTATCGAAGCCTCGACGGTCATCTGGACCGCCGGTGCGCGTGCCAGCAAGCTCACGGCTCAAGTCCCTGCCGAGCGCGACGGCTTTGGCCGTCTGCACGTCGATAACTATCTGAAGGTCAGGGGGCTTGAGACGGTCTATGCGACGGGCGATGTCGCATATGCAGCTGTTGACGATGCCGGTAACTACGCCATGATGTCATGCCAGCATGCGATGAACCTTGGGCGGTCCGCCGGACACAACGTGGCCGCGGACCTGGTTGGTGACAAACAAATCCCATACAGCCAGCCAAAGTACGTGACCTGCCTGGATCTGGGCCCCTGGGGCGCGGTGTACACGGAGGGCTGGGAGCGCGAGGTGAAGCTGGTTGGTGCCGAGGCCAAGGCGTTGAAGACGAAGATCAACACCGAGTGGATCTATCCGCCAAGCGCGGATCGCGCCGAGGCACTGGCCTCGGCGGACCCGCGTCGAATCGTGGTGGCGTAA
- a CDS encoding SDR family oxidoreductase, giving the protein MSHKTFLITGASKGIGRALSHRLAAAGHKVIGVARNADPGFPGILVPIDLTDPVATEHALTTLRSEHVIDGVVNNVGFIELAPLGNIDLDAMDDMFRSNLRPAVQLVQALLPDMRERGWGRIVNLSSLVVLGVANRSVYAAAKSAMISFTRTWALELAPTGITVNAVAPGPVETEMFRANTPQGSDAEKRFLSMVPMGRLGKPDELAAAIEFLLSEPAGFITGQTLFVDGGASIGKAAL; this is encoded by the coding sequence ATGTCACACAAGACTTTCCTGATCACCGGTGCGAGCAAGGGAATCGGCCGGGCGTTGTCCCATCGCCTGGCGGCTGCCGGGCACAAAGTGATCGGCGTCGCGCGTAACGCCGACCCCGGTTTCCCCGGCATTCTGGTGCCCATCGATCTCACGGACCCGGTTGCCACTGAACATGCGCTGACGACACTGAGGTCCGAGCACGTGATCGACGGTGTCGTGAACAACGTGGGGTTCATCGAGCTTGCGCCACTTGGCAATATCGACCTGGATGCCATGGACGACATGTTTCGGTCGAACCTGCGGCCAGCCGTTCAGCTTGTCCAGGCGCTGTTGCCGGACATGCGGGAGCGGGGTTGGGGCCGTATCGTGAACCTGTCGAGCCTTGTCGTGCTGGGCGTTGCGAACCGCTCCGTCTATGCCGCGGCCAAAAGCGCCATGATCAGCTTCACACGAACGTGGGCACTCGAACTCGCACCCACCGGGATCACGGTGAATGCGGTCGCGCCGGGGCCTGTTGAAACCGAAATGTTCCGTGCCAATACGCCACAGGGCAGCGATGCGGAGAAGCGATTTCTGTCCATGGTGCCGATGGGGCGTCTGGGCAAGCCGGATGAACTGGCCGCCGCGATCGAATTCCTGCTTTCCGAGCCTGCCGGCTTTATTACGGGGCAGACGCTGTTCGTGGATGGCGGCGCGTCGATTGGCAAGGCAGCGCTCTAG
- a CDS encoding efflux transporter outer membrane subunit, with protein sequence MVWQSPQAKQRATLLALSTIVAAVLAGCANYAGIHSDKEMALPTQIATAQSLPSEGGHWPATDWASQFGDAQLKALIDEALAGSPSIDKARARIAAAVAFSESANANTLPQVGAGYSWTRQRLTESTFIPPAFAGTWQSENKAIISASYELDLWGKNREALRSAVSMVHMTEAEAEQVRLSLSQAIARSYNELARLYALLDIARDEVTQREEVLRVTRGRVRMGLDTAVEQQTAEANLAAAQVSVSALEGSIQRTRYQLGALLGKGPDRGLAIAKPALGGSEEIHLPDNLPADLLARRPDIVAARWRVEATTHDIKVAKAEFYPDINLSAAIGLDAFGWGRFLHAASRTVSAGPAIHLPIFDGGALRAQLKGRYADFDFAVANYNDTLIQALTDVATQLSDIRSVDAQIINAVRTDEAAQRALNLAMAQYRAGLTTQLTVLNAQTTALASSQTVTTLRMQRRDRQIALAAALGGGYTADDTQSADTTR encoded by the coding sequence ATGGTTTGGCAATCACCCCAGGCGAAGCAGCGCGCCACACTGCTCGCGCTCTCAACGATAGTGGCCGCAGTACTTGCCGGATGCGCGAACTATGCGGGCATTCATAGCGACAAGGAGATGGCACTGCCGACGCAGATTGCCACTGCGCAAAGCCTGCCGTCCGAGGGAGGGCATTGGCCCGCCACGGACTGGGCATCACAGTTTGGCGATGCGCAACTCAAGGCCCTGATCGACGAAGCCTTGGCGGGTAGCCCATCCATCGACAAGGCACGTGCCCGTATTGCGGCGGCCGTGGCATTCAGCGAAAGCGCCAATGCGAACACCCTCCCTCAGGTAGGCGCGGGGTATTCCTGGACTCGCCAGCGACTGACTGAAAGCACCTTTATACCGCCAGCCTTTGCCGGCACGTGGCAATCGGAAAACAAGGCGATCATCAGTGCGTCCTACGAGCTCGATCTTTGGGGCAAGAATCGCGAAGCCCTCCGTTCCGCGGTCTCGATGGTCCACATGACGGAGGCCGAAGCGGAGCAGGTAAGACTGAGCCTGAGTCAGGCCATCGCCCGCAGTTACAACGAGCTCGCCCGCTTGTACGCGCTTCTGGATATTGCGCGCGATGAAGTCACGCAACGCGAAGAAGTCCTGCGGGTCACACGCGGTCGGGTCCGGATGGGACTGGATACCGCCGTGGAGCAACAGACTGCCGAAGCGAACCTCGCGGCGGCGCAGGTTTCCGTTTCGGCCCTTGAGGGAAGTATCCAGCGTACCCGCTACCAACTTGGCGCGCTGCTCGGCAAAGGCCCGGACCGCGGGCTCGCCATCGCCAAGCCGGCACTCGGTGGCTCCGAAGAAATTCATCTGCCTGACAACCTTCCGGCAGACCTCCTGGCACGCCGCCCCGACATCGTCGCCGCGCGCTGGAGAGTGGAGGCCACCACTCACGACATCAAGGTGGCGAAAGCCGAGTTCTACCCAGACATCAATCTGAGCGCTGCCATCGGCCTCGATGCTTTCGGGTGGGGACGCTTTCTGCATGCGGCGAGCCGCACGGTCTCCGCCGGCCCTGCCATCCACCTGCCGATCTTCGACGGTGGCGCACTGCGGGCGCAACTAAAAGGACGCTACGCCGACTTCGACTTTGCCGTGGCGAATTACAACGACACCCTGATCCAGGCATTGACCGATGTGGCCACGCAACTGTCGGACATTCGCTCCGTCGACGCCCAGATCATCAACGCGGTCCGAACCGACGAGGCCGCGCAACGCGCCTTGAACCTGGCGATGGCGCAGTACCGCGCCGGCCTGACCACGCAATTGACGGTGCTGAATGCGCAGACCACGGCATTGGCCAGTAGCCAGACCGTGACAACGCTCCGAATGCAACGACGCGACCGCCAGATTGCGCTGGCAGCGGCCCTCGGCGGCGGGTACACGGCCGACGACACACAAAGCGCGGACACAACCCGGTGA
- a CDS encoding AraC family transcriptional regulator, which yields MRAQSPLLIRNWSTSDVPQSQRYDYYAHALATAIFPIQLSGSAPSAFGVDMSAADLGGMTVIRQRGTPHRCFADRGNIARAEGRTFHLLTSTRSAWTLEHLTRERLGPGDVIMCDSSIPFNLEIGNDFNIVHVALSEAWIRQWLPAPSVLVGARIDANDSWGRALSAFLQSLEPARLADYPLPRSFIGDHIGSLLAFLAQSRSAVPPKPAKTEGAAVLDRIRDCMAGQSREATLCAADVAAAVSISVRSLHRHFARSSTTFGAVLMAMRCADAVRMLESSSFSRLTVAEIGRRAGFADAAHFSRVMRARVGHTPNQLRRAHAGPSSRDDPKEE from the coding sequence ATGCGTGCCCAATCGCCCCTGTTGATCAGGAACTGGTCCACCAGCGATGTTCCGCAAAGCCAGCGGTACGACTACTACGCCCATGCATTGGCAACAGCGATCTTCCCGATCCAGTTGAGCGGGAGCGCGCCGAGTGCCTTTGGCGTGGACATGTCCGCGGCCGACCTGGGCGGCATGACAGTCATCCGCCAGCGCGGAACCCCGCACCGTTGCTTTGCCGACAGGGGCAATATCGCGAGAGCCGAGGGGCGAACATTCCACTTGCTTACCAGCACGCGATCCGCATGGACACTGGAGCACTTGACGCGCGAACGTCTGGGGCCCGGCGACGTCATCATGTGCGACTCGTCTATTCCGTTCAATCTCGAGATCGGCAACGATTTCAACATCGTTCACGTCGCGCTCTCGGAAGCCTGGATCCGGCAGTGGCTGCCCGCACCGTCCGTTCTGGTCGGCGCCAGGATAGACGCGAACGATAGCTGGGGCCGCGCGCTATCGGCATTCCTACAGAGTCTGGAACCCGCACGGCTCGCCGACTATCCGCTGCCACGGTCATTCATTGGCGACCACATCGGATCGCTGCTGGCGTTCCTTGCGCAAAGCAGGAGCGCAGTTCCACCGAAGCCAGCCAAAACCGAGGGTGCCGCGGTGCTGGATCGCATTCGCGACTGCATGGCCGGACAGTCGCGCGAGGCGACCCTGTGCGCGGCCGACGTCGCTGCAGCCGTAAGCATTTCGGTACGCAGTCTCCATCGCCACTTCGCAAGATCGTCCACGACGTTTGGAGCCGTACTGATGGCCATGCGATGCGCGGATGCGGTTCGGATGCTGGAATCATCGAGCTTCAGCAGGCTGACCGTCGCCGAGATTGGGCGGCGGGCAGGGTTTGCCGATGCCGCCCATTTTTCCCGGGTGATGCGTGCTCGCGTGGGGCACACGCCAAACCAGCTCCGCCGCGCGCACGCTGGCCCCTCGTCCCGCGACGATCCGAAGGAGGAGTAA
- a CDS encoding DHA2 family efflux MFS transporter permease subunit: MPNPMTSELPPPLTGGKLAMGSLAVALATFMNVLDSSIANVAIPTISGNLGVSVDEGTWVITLFAAANAVAIPLTGWLTQRVGQIRLFVGSILLFVLSSWLCGVAPNLTFLLAARILQGAVAGPMIPLSQAILLGSYPKEKSGQALALWAMTATVGPIAGPALGGWMTDSYSWSWIFYINIPVGLFAAAVTWAIYRSRETTTRILPIDAIGLAALVTWVAALQIMLDKGKDLDWFASPVIISLAIVALLGFLFFVIWELTEANPIVDLRLFKGRNFLAGTIAISVAYAVFFANLVVLPQWMQQYLAYPAVNAGLVTAPLGIFAVVLAPVLGKLMPKAELRILSTLSFLGFAAVFFMRSHYTTGVDTFTLVLPTLLQGIPTALFFVPLTAIILSGLPPDKIPAAAGLSNFVRVFCGAVGTSLATTVWNDRAILHHAQLVEKANPGNPNYSAALEAIQSVMHLSPGQATAYFERQLNTQAIMLGLNDIFWISAVIFVAIVPLIWLTKPARGAASGAASAAH; encoded by the coding sequence ATGCCAAATCCGATGACAAGCGAATTACCGCCGCCGCTGACCGGTGGCAAGCTGGCAATGGGCAGTCTGGCCGTCGCGCTGGCCACATTCATGAACGTGCTGGATTCATCCATTGCCAATGTCGCCATCCCGACTATCTCTGGCAACCTCGGCGTCTCCGTGGATGAAGGCACTTGGGTGATCACGCTGTTCGCGGCCGCCAATGCGGTAGCCATTCCACTGACGGGGTGGCTGACCCAGCGCGTGGGGCAGATCCGTCTGTTCGTGGGATCGATTCTGCTGTTCGTCCTGTCGTCGTGGCTATGCGGCGTCGCGCCCAATCTCACTTTTCTTCTCGCGGCGCGAATCCTTCAGGGAGCCGTCGCGGGTCCGATGATTCCGCTCTCGCAAGCAATTCTCCTGGGGTCCTATCCCAAGGAGAAAAGCGGTCAGGCACTCGCGTTGTGGGCGATGACCGCTACCGTGGGACCAATAGCCGGCCCGGCTTTGGGGGGATGGATGACTGACAGCTATTCCTGGTCATGGATCTTCTACATCAACATCCCCGTTGGGCTGTTTGCTGCCGCAGTCACCTGGGCGATCTATCGTAGCCGCGAGACAACAACCCGTATTCTCCCGATCGACGCCATAGGACTGGCAGCGCTTGTCACCTGGGTGGCAGCCCTTCAGATCATGCTCGACAAAGGCAAGGATCTCGACTGGTTCGCTTCGCCGGTGATCATCAGCCTGGCCATTGTCGCCCTACTCGGCTTCCTGTTCTTCGTGATCTGGGAACTGACCGAAGCCAATCCGATCGTCGATTTGAGGCTGTTTAAAGGACGCAACTTCCTGGCCGGAACCATCGCAATATCGGTGGCCTACGCGGTCTTCTTCGCGAATCTGGTCGTGCTGCCGCAATGGATGCAGCAGTACCTCGCCTATCCAGCCGTCAATGCCGGCCTTGTCACGGCGCCATTGGGCATCTTCGCGGTGGTGCTTGCGCCGGTCCTTGGCAAACTGATGCCAAAAGCCGAGTTGCGCATTCTCTCCACCCTTTCGTTTCTCGGCTTTGCCGCGGTGTTCTTCATGCGCTCCCACTACACGACGGGAGTCGACACATTCACGTTGGTTCTCCCAACGCTGCTGCAGGGCATTCCAACAGCATTGTTCTTTGTTCCGTTGACGGCCATCATTCTTTCCGGTCTCCCACCAGACAAGATCCCCGCCGCGGCCGGACTGTCGAACTTTGTCCGCGTGTTCTGCGGCGCTGTGGGAACGTCACTTGCGACCACTGTGTGGAACGACCGCGCCATACTGCATCACGCACAACTAGTCGAAAAGGCGAACCCTGGTAATCCGAACTACAGTGCCGCGCTGGAGGCCATCCAGTCCGTAATGCACCTATCCCCTGGCCAGGCGACCGCCTACTTTGAAAGACAGCTCAATACCCAGGCGATCATGCTGGGCCTGAACGACATCTTCTGGATATCAGCCGTCATCTTCGTCGCCATTGTTCCACTGATCTGGCTGACCAAGCCAGCGCGTGGCGCGGCGTCCGGTGCGGCATCCGCTGCCCACTAG
- a CDS encoding HlyD family secretion protein → MMTTTNPNPTDNPKAASGAPRTRKRLLALLGLGALVAAAGYGAYYYSVARFHEDTDDAYVNGNLVQLTPQVSGTVVAVNADDTEIVRAGDAIVTLDPADARIALANAEAALGQTVRQVSALYVNNNTLAATVQQRQVDLSRARDDLRRRTEASESGAVAAEDVAHARDTVKAAEAALETAKQQLASNHALTDQASVADHPSVQAAATRVRDAYLANARNTLPAPVTGYVARRSVQVGQRVAPGNPLMAIVPLDGVWVDANFKEVQLKHIRIGQPVELHADLYGGKVTYHGKVVGFSAGTGSAFSALPAQNATGNWIKVVQRLPVRIALDPVELRAHPLQVGLSMQVDVETRERGGELSPAKGTSTPIRTAYRTDVFERYGAEADSEIDRIIARNSNSNSDNSTRNETTRNARPVASPSALARAS, encoded by the coding sequence ATGATGACCACGACCAACCCGAACCCCACTGACAATCCCAAGGCCGCGTCCGGCGCGCCGAGAACCCGCAAGCGTCTGCTGGCCCTGCTTGGGCTGGGCGCTCTGGTGGCAGCGGCAGGCTACGGCGCGTACTACTACAGCGTGGCACGCTTTCACGAAGACACCGATGACGCCTACGTCAACGGCAATCTGGTGCAACTCACCCCTCAGGTGAGCGGGACGGTTGTCGCAGTCAATGCCGACGACACGGAGATCGTCAGGGCGGGCGATGCGATCGTCACGCTTGATCCCGCAGACGCTCGCATCGCTCTGGCCAACGCCGAGGCGGCGCTCGGGCAGACCGTTCGCCAGGTAAGTGCGTTATATGTCAACAACAACACGCTGGCTGCAACTGTTCAACAGCGGCAGGTGGACCTTTCCCGGGCGCGAGATGATCTGCGGCGTCGAACCGAAGCCTCGGAAAGTGGCGCGGTTGCCGCGGAGGACGTCGCGCACGCAAGGGACACCGTGAAGGCTGCCGAAGCCGCGCTGGAAACGGCGAAGCAACAGCTCGCCTCGAACCATGCGTTGACCGACCAGGCTAGCGTGGCCGATCACCCCAGTGTTCAAGCAGCCGCCACACGCGTGCGGGATGCCTATCTCGCCAATGCGCGAAACACGCTGCCCGCTCCCGTGACCGGCTATGTCGCCCGTCGATCCGTGCAAGTCGGTCAACGTGTCGCGCCTGGCAATCCACTCATGGCCATCGTGCCTCTCGATGGAGTCTGGGTAGATGCCAACTTCAAGGAGGTTCAGCTCAAGCACATTCGAATTGGCCAGCCAGTAGAACTCCACGCCGATCTGTACGGCGGCAAGGTGACCTATCACGGCAAGGTCGTCGGCTTCTCCGCGGGCACCGGTAGCGCGTTCTCCGCGCTACCAGCGCAGAACGCGACTGGCAACTGGATAAAGGTCGTCCAGCGACTGCCCGTGCGGATCGCACTGGATCCGGTGGAACTGCGCGCGCACCCACTGCAGGTTGGCCTGTCTATGCAGGTCGATGTGGAGACCAGGGAGCGCGGCGGAGAGCTTTCCCCCGCCAAGGGCACAAGCACACCAATTCGCACCGCCTATCGCACCGATGTGTTCGAACGCTACGGTGCGGAAGCCGACAGCGAGATCGATCGGATCATCGCCCGGAACAGCAATAGCAACAGCGACAACTCCACGCGAAACGAAACGACCAGGAATGCGCGGCCGGTGGCCAGTCCTTCGGCACTCGCCAGGGCCTCGTGA
- the pdxR gene encoding MocR-like pyridoxine biosynthesis transcription factor PdxR: MNAHIKLRGRRDLAGQIYRQIRASIVDGRLAPGERLPSTRTLASELDVSRKTTLDVFERLIGEGYLRSRTGDGTFVSDEMTRLAPTPPRERIVQATGAVWETLPEALPASRKDMPARFDFVGGVTDKRLFPFDKWRKCVSHALRIQARGNGSYHDPSGDQELRLAISRYLASSRAVVSNWQDVIVTNGAQQAIELLARAVIRPGDVIAVEDPGYPPARSVFTAAGARVIDVPVDKDGLRVDALPSKARMVYVTPSHQFPLGMPMTLERRLALLEWAHRRGALVIEDDYDGEYRFEGRPMESLKSLDNAGVVAYVGTFSKTIFPELRIGYMIPPSSLAATLRKAKQVSDWHSSTLMQTALGKFMLDGYFAKHLRHMHREYARRRATLLEYLQGDLADVFTPLPSVAGIHLVAILADDTNEADIIARANQASVGLYGISRMFNTQPSRQGILFGYGGIGVDDIRSGLTQLGETLRATRR; encoded by the coding sequence ATGAACGCCCACATCAAGCTCCGCGGCCGCCGTGACCTGGCTGGTCAGATCTATCGACAGATTCGCGCCAGCATCGTCGACGGACGGCTCGCGCCAGGAGAACGCCTACCCTCCACACGCACGCTGGCGTCGGAGCTCGACGTCTCCAGAAAGACGACGCTCGATGTGTTCGAGCGGTTGATCGGCGAAGGCTATCTGCGGTCTCGTACCGGCGACGGAACCTTCGTGTCCGATGAGATGACGCGCCTGGCGCCTACGCCGCCGCGCGAGCGGATCGTGCAGGCCACTGGAGCGGTGTGGGAAACGCTACCCGAGGCATTGCCCGCGAGCCGGAAAGACATGCCGGCACGCTTCGATTTCGTAGGCGGCGTCACCGACAAGCGCCTGTTTCCGTTCGACAAATGGCGCAAATGCGTTAGCCACGCGCTGCGCATCCAGGCGCGCGGAAACGGTTCTTATCACGACCCATCGGGCGATCAGGAACTGCGTCTGGCCATCTCGCGTTATCTGGCTTCGAGCCGCGCGGTGGTCAGCAACTGGCAGGACGTCATCGTTACCAACGGAGCGCAACAGGCCATTGAACTGCTGGCGCGCGCGGTCATCCGGCCAGGCGATGTGATCGCGGTGGAAGATCCCGGCTATCCGCCCGCGCGAAGCGTCTTTACCGCGGCGGGCGCCAGGGTGATCGACGTACCGGTCGACAAGGACGGTCTGCGGGTGGATGCCCTGCCGTCGAAGGCGAGGATGGTCTATGTCACGCCGTCCCACCAGTTTCCGCTAGGCATGCCGATGACGCTTGAGCGTCGCCTTGCCCTGCTCGAATGGGCGCACCGGCGAGGCGCTCTCGTGATCGAGGATGACTATGACGGCGAATACCGCTTCGAGGGCAGACCGATGGAATCATTGAAGAGTCTCGACAACGCCGGAGTCGTTGCATACGTTGGCACGTTTTCGAAGACCATCTTTCCGGAACTGCGGATTGGCTACATGATTCCGCCGTCGTCCCTGGCGGCCACGCTTCGAAAGGCCAAACAGGTCAGTGACTGGCATAGCAGCACCCTGATGCAGACCGCATTGGGCAAGTTCATGCTGGACGGATACTTCGCCAAGCATCTGCGCCACATGCACCGGGAGTACGCCAGGCGACGCGCGACGCTGCTGGAGTACCTGCAGGGTGACCTGGCCGACGTCTTCACGCCGCTACCGTCCGTGGCCGGCATCCATCTGGTCGCGATACTGGCCGACGATACAAACGAAGCAGACATCATTGCCCGGGCCAACCAGGCATCGGTGGGCCTGTACGGCATTTCCAGGATGTTCAATACCCAGCCTTCGCGGCAAGGCATTCTGTTTGGCTACGGCGGCATCGGTGTGGACGATATACGGAGTGGCCTGACCCAACTCGGTGAAACACTTCGCGCCACCCGGCGTTGA
- a CDS encoding cupin domain-containing protein, producing MTALAIRRNVLQVPLIAAMLLCTMAATRPALAHEAGHETTTPVMKQDIPEAKGRHVFMITVAYEPGQASEPHRHPGSIFAYVLDGEVESQLDGQPARVYKAGEAWYEPPGAKHLVSRNASSTKPAKLLVYGIAEGNMPVKLPLDAR from the coding sequence ATGACAGCGCTCGCCATACGTCGCAATGTGCTTCAGGTGCCCCTGATTGCTGCCATGCTGCTCTGCACCATGGCAGCCACCAGGCCGGCACTTGCGCACGAAGCCGGACACGAGACAACAACGCCGGTGATGAAGCAGGACATCCCCGAGGCCAAAGGACGTCATGTGTTCATGATCACGGTGGCCTACGAACCGGGGCAAGCCTCTGAACCACATCGACATCCAGGTTCGATCTTTGCCTATGTGCTCGACGGTGAAGTGGAATCCCAGCTCGATGGCCAACCCGCCCGCGTCTACAAGGCGGGAGAAGCCTGGTATGAACCGCCAGGCGCAAAGCACCTGGTGTCCCGCAATGCCAGTTCCACCAAGCCTGCGAAGTTGCTTGTCTACGGGATTGCGGAGGGCAACATGCCGGTGAAGCTGCCGCTGGACGCTCGCTAG
- a CDS encoding RrF2 family transcriptional regulator, whose translation MSFISTGVEYGLHCLLYLSRSQASVETASVRDLAELQGIPADYLAKLFTKLAKANLVVATEGIRGGFSLARPADKITVHDVVVAIDGDKPLFDCLEIRDRCAVFDEAPPAWATRGVCSIHAVMQSAEKAMRHELRQHTLLDIANRAIDKAPNSYGTQVVQWLTARSVNRRGEKSEESLPPARKSVRTRNRA comes from the coding sequence ATGTCATTCATCAGCACCGGTGTGGAATACGGGTTGCATTGCCTCCTTTACCTGTCGCGCTCACAGGCGTCGGTGGAAACCGCTAGCGTGAGGGATCTCGCGGAACTGCAGGGTATCCCCGCTGACTATCTGGCGAAGTTGTTCACCAAGCTGGCGAAGGCAAATCTCGTAGTCGCTACCGAAGGCATACGAGGCGGCTTCAGCCTGGCGCGGCCTGCAGACAAGATCACAGTGCACGACGTCGTCGTCGCCATCGATGGCGACAAGCCGCTGTTCGACTGTCTGGAGATCCGCGACCGCTGCGCGGTGTTCGACGAAGCACCACCCGCCTGGGCCACGCGCGGTGTGTGCTCGATCCATGCTGTCATGCAATCGGCGGAAAAGGCGATGCGGCATGAACTCAGGCAACACACGCTACTCGACATTGCCAATCGCGCCATCGACAAGGCACCCAACAGTTACGGGACGCAGGTGGTCCAATGGCTGACGGCCCGGTCCGTCAACCGTCGCGGCGAGAAGTCCGAAGAGTCGTTGCCGCCCGCGCGCAAGTCCGTACGGACGCGCAATCGTGCATAA
- a CDS encoding carboxymuconolactone decarboxylase family protein yields MTQRLDFYNANPNAIKALLGLEKRISESSLEKSLVELIRLRASLINGCAYCIDLHTADARKGGEDDRRLATLSVWRETPFFTDRERAALAWTEAVTLVSQNHVPDEVWTAVRPHFDDAELVDLTLLISTINTWNRFAISFRKTPA; encoded by the coding sequence ATGACCCAACGTCTCGATTTCTACAATGCCAACCCGAACGCCATCAAGGCGCTGCTTGGGCTGGAAAAGCGCATCAGCGAATCCAGCCTCGAGAAGTCCCTGGTGGAACTGATTCGGCTCCGCGCCTCCCTGATCAACGGCTGCGCCTACTGCATCGACCTTCATACCGCGGACGCGCGCAAGGGAGGAGAAGACGATCGCCGCCTTGCCACGCTGTCCGTCTGGCGCGAAACACCCTTCTTCACAGATCGCGAACGCGCGGCGCTGGCCTGGACCGAAGCCGTCACGCTCGTATCTCAGAATCATGTGCCAGATGAAGTCTGGACCGCCGTGCGGCCGCACTTCGACGACGCTGAACTCGTGGACCTGACGCTTCTGATCTCGACCATCAATACGTGGAACCGCTTCGCGATTTCGTTCCGCAAGACACCAGCGTGA